From the genome of Deltaproteobacteria bacterium:
CGTCGAAGAGGAAGAGAGCGAGCTGTTTCCAGAGCTGGAGCGCGTGTTGCCCGAAGCGCTGCGGCTCGATTTGGGGCTGGCGATGGCGGCCGTGGCGCGCGAGCGGGGCGCCGCGGTGGAGGGCGAGGTGACGCCCGGCCTCGAGCCGGGTTGACCTTCCGACGGCGCACGTGCGGCGGCCCTTGTTGCCGCGCGGAGCGATGCCAATCCTCCCGGCCGCACGGCGCTGGAAACCCAAAGGGAGGGCACATGCACGCTCCTGGACCAGAGGCTTGTCGAGCAAGCGACGTCGCGGCCGGCGGAGCGTGGGGCGGATCGCGTCGGTCGGTTAGCGTTTTCGAAGGCTCGCAGAGCGGACGGCCGCTCGGGAAGCGCATGGCCATGGACACCACCTCGCGCCTCAGCATCCTCTACGTCGAGGACGAGCCCGACATCCGCGAGACGCTCGCGGAGATCCTGCAGCTGCACGACTACGAGGTCGTGTCGGTGGAGAGCTCCGAGGCGGCCATGGCCGAGCTGCGGCGCGGCGGCTTCGATCTCCTCCTCACGGACTACAACCTGCCCGGGCAGAGCGGCGGCTGGCTCATCGAAGAAGGTCAGCAGCTGGGGCTCCTGCAGGGCACGGCGGTGCTGGTGGTGACCGCACATCCCACGCCGCGCATGGCGCCCGACGTGGTGGTGATGCGCAAGCCGCTCGACATCGATCACTTCCTGCGCCAGGTGCACGAGCTGCTCGAGCCGGCAGCGGAGGCCCGCGCGCTCTCGAAGGGTGGGGCGCCGGTGCGTGCCACGCCGGTGGACCTGGTGCTCTACGTGAGCCCGGACTCGCCCGCGTCGCTGCGCGCGCTGCGCAACCTGCACGCGCTGCTGGAGCGGTTCCCCGGGCTGCCGGTGAAGCTCACGGTGCGGAACCTCGCCGAGAGCGGCGCGGAGCCGGAAGGCGATCAGGTCGCGTTTGCGCCCACGCTGGTTCGACGCGGACCGGGGCCGCGCGCATGGATCCTGGGCACGCTCGACGACGTGCAGCCGGTGCTGGATCTGCTGCGCGTCGAAGGGTTGGCGCCGGCAGCGGTCGGCTAGGCGCCCAAGGCCGCGTCGAAGTCGACGTCCAGGCGGCTCTGGACGAGCCGCACCAGGCTGTCGCACTCGGTGGGCGTGAGGCTGAGCCGCTCTTGGACCGGGAGCCAGGTCCTGCTCGCTTTGCCGCAGCAGCTCTTGACCGACCTGAACGCATGTTCATAAATGAGGCTCCGGAGGTTCTCGGTGCCATCGGAGCTGGGCGCACTGCTGCTGGAGCTTCGCGGCCACGGGCTGCTGGGCGCGGAGGAGCTGCGCCAGCGCCGGCCCACCCGCGCCAGCACCGGCTTCGCTGCCCTCGACGCGCTCCTCGGCGGCGGCTTGCCCCAGGGCCGGGTCATCGAGCTGGCCGGCAACGCGACCTCGGCCGCGACGGCCATCGCCATCCGCCTGCTTGCGCGCTGGACCACCGAGGGCTGGCCGTGCGCGCTCGTGGACCGGCCGTTCAACTTCGACCCGCGCAGCGCTTCGGAGGCCGGCGTCGAGCTCTCGCGGCTGCTCTGGTGCCGGCCCAACCAGCTCGCCCACGCCGCCCGCGCCGCCGACGTCGTGCTCGGCTCCGGCGCGTTTCCCCTCGTGGTGCTCGACCTGGTGCCGCCGCCTGCGCCGCCCGGTCCGCGCAAGCGCGAGCGGCTCCTGGCCGAAGGCGCGTGGGTGCGGCTGGCGCGGCGGGCCGAGGCGTCGCGGGCCACGCTCGTGGTGCTCTCCGACGGCCGCGGGGGACCGGGCGCGATGGCCGCCGCGACGCTGCAGCCGGTGAAGCAGCGCGCGCGCTTCCTGGGCCAGGGCCCGGGCCGGACGTTCGAAGGGCTCTCCATCACCATCAGTCTCCAGCGCAACAAGCTGGGGCTGCCGCCGGGAACGGCCGAGCTGGAGCTGGGCGCGCCCGCGCACTTTCCCGCGCGCGTGGAGCCGGCGCCTGTGCTCGCGCCTGTCGCCGAGCCGACGGCCGCGGCGGCCCGAGTGACCGCGCGGCGACGCCGGGGGCGCGGACGCTGAACACGCGTGCGCTTGTCGCGATAGGAGGGCATCTCCAGATCGGCCAGACCTGCGCCGAGGTCCCGCGTGTTCGGCATCGTCCGGAGTGGAACGCCAGGACTGCTCCTCGTCGCCGCGCTGCTCCTCGCGCCCGCCGATGCGTGCCAGCCTGCGCCGAGGGAGATGGCGCGTCTCGAACCGTCCGCGGGGGCGTGCGAGCAGGGCCTGTCCGACGTCCGGCGGGGCGGGCCGCGCGCCAGCCCGACGATTCCCGTGTCGGGGCCTTGACCGACCTGAACGGATGTTCATAGATCCGTCGTGTGGCTCTGGCATCCACCAGGCAGCACGGCCGTCGCGGCGCGCGGGGGCGCCCGTGAGGATCGGCTGCCTGGTGGTGCCAGAGCTGCCGCTGCAGGCCCTGCGGCGCACGGTGCCCGAGCTCGCCGACACCGCCTTTGCCGTGGCCGAGGGCGAGGGCGCGCGGGCGCGAATCCAGGCGGCGTCGTCGAAGGCGCGGCAGCTCGGCGTCCGCTCCGGTCAGGCCATCTCCGAGGCGCTGGCCTTCGCGCCGGAGCTCGCCATTCGCTGGCTGGAGCCAGCGCTGCTCGACGACGCGCGCCAGGCCGTCTTCGACGCCGCCTACCGCGTGTCGCCGCAGGTGGAGCTGGGCGAATCCGGTCGAGCGGCGCTGGCCTGGATCGACGCGGAGGGACTCGCTCGGCTCTGGGGCGAGGACGCGGGCACCGCGAGCGCGCTCTGGGCCAGCGCGAACCGGGTGGGCTTCTCGGCGCGCGCGGCCGTGGGGCCGGGAAAACGACTCGCCCAGCTCGCAGCGGAGCGGGGCGAGGGCGCGGAGGTCATTGGTCCCGAGCAGGGGCGCTCGTTCGTGGCCGGCTTGCCGCTCACCTCGCTCACCCGCGACGCCGATCTCGCCGAGACGCTCGCGCGCTGGGGCCTGCGCACCGCGGGCGAGCTCGCGGCGCTGCCGGCCGACGGCGTGGGCGCGCGGCTGGGTCGACCCGGCGCGCTCCTGCACCGGCTCTGCTGCGGTGAGGATCCGGAGCCCTTGCGTCCGGCCGTCCCCACCGAGCGCTTCGAAGAAGGTTGCCACCTCGATCACCTCCTCGTCGCGCTCGAAGGGCTGCTGTTCTTGCTGCGGCCCGCGCTGGAGCGGCTGGTGGAGCGGCTCGACTGTCGCGGCTTCGCGTGCGGCGGGCTGACCCTGCGGCTGCAGCTGGATCCGACGGGCGAGGTGGCCTTGCCCGTGTCGCTCGCGGCCCCCACGCGCGAGGTGGGCGCCATGCTCGCGCTCTGCCGGGCCGTGGTGGAGGCGCATCCGCCCGGCGCGCCGGTGCGCGGGGTGCGGCTCTGCGCGGAGCCCGCCCGGGTGCGCCAGCAGCAGCTCGGCCTCTGGGACCTGCCCACCGCCGCGCCCATGAAGCTCATGGCCGCGGTGGCCCAGGTGGCGGCCATCGTCGGCGCGGAGGGGGTGGGGCGGGCGCAGCTTCAGGACTCGCACCTCTTCGAGCGCTGGGAGCCCGCGTCGTTCCAGCCCGCGCCCGCGCCGCCGCGCCTGCCCGGTGCGCCGGCCCCCCAGCCGCCGCCGCCGCTCGCCGCGCTGCGCCTGTTCCGTCCGCCGCTGCCTGCCGAGGTGCGCTACGGCCCGCGCGGCCCCGAGGCGCTCTCCGCGCCCGGCGTGAACGGCTGGGTGGTGAGCTGGGCAGGCCCCTTCCGGGTGGACGTGGGCTGGCACGGTCCGCACGTGAGCCGCGACGCCTTCGACGTGGAGCTCTCCGACGGCGCTGTGTACCGCGTGATCCACGAGGGGACCGCAGGAGTCTTTCAGGTGTTGGGTCGGTACGACTGACGGCTCGTACGGGCTACACTCTGGACGCCGGCCGGACGGCAATCAAAAAGGCCCGACTCAGCAGCGGTGCCCTCGACGGCACTCTGGGCTAGATTGGGCAGCACGCGCAGGACCTTGGGGCATGGACGAGGCCAGCAAGCTCGAAGCACAGGGGAGCCTGGACCAGGCGCTCGCGGCCTACGTGCGCGAGCAGCAGTGGCCGCAGGCTGCCCGGCTCGCGGTCCGCCTCGATCGCCCTGGCGAAGCGGGCCGCTTCTGGCTCCAGGCCGGCCAGCCCTACGACGCCGCCGTCTGCTTCCAGCGCGCGTCCATGCTCAAGGAGTGCCTCGACGCGCTCCTCCTCGTTCCGAACACCGAGCCCCGCTACCGCGCCGCGTGCGTGCACGCCATCCGGCTCACGGTCTCGCTGGGCGAGCCGATGGATCGGCTGGGCTCGTTCTTGATGTCGTTCGCCAACACGCCTCCGGCCTCACCGGTGGAGGCCGCGGCGCTGAACCAGGTGGCGCAGCTCTACGCCGAAGGGCAGGCCTTCAGCCTGGCCGCAGCCATCTATCGGCGCGTGCTGGCGTCGTACCCGGCCGACGCGGACGCGCGCGAGGGCCTCGCCGCTCTCCCCCCGGGCAACGAGCCGAGCGACGCCGCTTCCAACGCGCGCCCCAGCTCCAACCCGGCGCGGCCGATGAGCAACCCGGCCGCGGTGCAGCGGCCCAGCACCAGCACCAGCGGGTCGCGTCCGGCGCTCACCGTCGATGGCCGACGCCCGCAGACCATGTCCGGCCGCAAGCGCCTGGGAGAGATCCTCCTCGCGCGCGGCAAGGTGACCCAGGAGAACCTCGACCGGGTACTCAAGACCCAAAAGGACGCGAGCAGCAACGACATCCTCCTCGGCGAGGCGCTGGTGGCCCACGGCCTCCTCACCGACGTGGAGGTGGTGAAGGCGCTCTCCGAGCAGTCGGGGATCCCGTACATCGGCGAAGGCCGGCTGCTGAACCAGACCAGCCCTGAGGCGCTGAAGCTCCTCACCCTCGAGCAGGTGGAGAAGTACCTGGTGATGCCGGTGGCCATCGTGGACAAGAAGCTCTACCTGGCCATGAAGAACCCGGCCGACTTCACGCTCCTCGATCAGCTCCGCTTCGCCACGGGCATGAAGCACCTCTCGGGCATCTACGCCACCGAGGGCTCCATCCGGAAGGGCATCGCCAAGTTCTACAAAGGCGAGTTCGTCTTCGAGTCCGACGACTGGCGCGGCAAGGTCTACGAGCCGGGCTCGGGTGAGTCGGCGCCGTTCTCGGATCGCGTCACCCGCACCCGCGAGCGCGAGTTCGACACCACGGAGATGGAGAAGAAGGCGCTCCTGGAGGCTGCGGGTCAGCTCCCGGTCTCGCCCACGCCCGTGCCTGCGGTGCCCGCCGTGAACACCAACCCGTCCCTTGCCGCAGCGCCCACGGCCGCGCCGGGCATGACCATGGACATGCCCCGCAAGCTGCTCGCCGGCGGCACGCCCGAGGTGGGCCAGACCATTGCGGAGCGCTACCGCATCGACGCGAAGCTGGGCGAGGGCGGCTCGGCCATGGTCTTCAAGGTCATGGACCTGGAGCTCAACGAGCCCGTGGCCATCAAGCTGTTCCGGCCGTCGCTGCAGACCGACGCGCTGGTGGCGCGCTTCAAGCTGGAGCTCTCGCTCTCGCGGCAGCTCAACCACCCCAACATCGTGCGGCTCTTCGACATGGGCCAGCACGAGGGCTGGCGCTACATCACCCTGGAGCTCCTCGACGGCGAGGACGTGGCCACCGTGCTCAAGAAGTTCCCCAGGGGGCTGCCGCTGCAGGTGGGCATCAACATCCTGGAGCAGGCCGCGAGCGGACTGCAGGCCGCGCACGACCGCGGCGTCATCCACCGCGACGTGAAGCCGCAGAACCTCTTCGTCACCCGCGACGGCAGCGTGAAGGTGATGGACTTCGGCATCGCCAAGAAGGAGCACACCCCCGGCGTGACCGTGGAAGGGATGATGGCCGGCACGCCGGAGTTCATGTCGCCCGAGCAGATCAACGGCTTCTCCACCGTCGGCATCCAGACCGATCTCTACTCGCTGGGCGCCACCGCCTACGCCATGTTCACGGGCACGCCGCCGTTCGAGAGCGCCAAGCTCATGGACATCCTCATGGCGCACATGAACACCCCGCCGCCGCCGCCGCGCGGACGCAACCCCGACCTGCCGGCCGAGCTCGAGGCCATCATCCTCAAGCTGCTGGAGAAGGACCCGGCGCAGCGCCTGCAGAGCTGCCGCGAGCTGGTCGCCGCCGTGCAGCAGCTGCGCGTGCGCCTGACCGCCTGAGCGGTCCCCGAGAGCTCAATCGCGTCCGGCGGGCGAGCGCTGTGGCGTCGACGCGCTTACGTTTCGGGTGGGCCAGCTTTCCGGCCCCCCGGGAGTGAGCGTGGAGCTGAAGATTGGCAAGAGTCACCATGCGCGGAAGGAGCTCTTCGCGCGAGGGCTGCGGCAGGGCTACCTGACGGTCGACGAGATCGAGCAGGCGCTGCCGGCGGGGACATTGACGCCGTCGGAGCGGTGGCTGCTCTACTTCTCGCTGCGCGCGGCCGAGGTGGAG
Proteins encoded in this window:
- a CDS encoding response regulator, translating into MDTTSRLSILYVEDEPDIRETLAEILQLHDYEVVSVESSEAAMAELRRGGFDLLLTDYNLPGQSGGWLIEEGQQLGLLQGTAVLVVTAHPTPRMAPDVVVMRKPLDIDHFLRQVHELLEPAAEARALSKGGAPVRATPVDLVLYVSPDSPASLRALRNLHALLERFPGLPVKLTVRNLAESGAEPEGDQVAFAPTLVRRGPGPRAWILGTLDDVQPVLDLLRVEGLAPAAVG
- a CDS encoding DNA polymerase Y family protein; amino-acid sequence: MRIGCLVVPELPLQALRRTVPELADTAFAVAEGEGARARIQAASSKARQLGVRSGQAISEALAFAPELAIRWLEPALLDDARQAVFDAAYRVSPQVELGESGRAALAWIDAEGLARLWGEDAGTASALWASANRVGFSARAAVGPGKRLAQLAAERGEGAEVIGPEQGRSFVAGLPLTSLTRDADLAETLARWGLRTAGELAALPADGVGARLGRPGALLHRLCCGEDPEPLRPAVPTERFEEGCHLDHLLVALEGLLFLLRPALERLVERLDCRGFACGGLTLRLQLDPTGEVALPVSLAAPTREVGAMLALCRAVVEAHPPGAPVRGVRLCAEPARVRQQQLGLWDLPTAAPMKLMAAVAQVAAIVGAEGVGRAQLQDSHLFERWEPASFQPAPAPPRLPGAPAPQPPPPLAALRLFRPPLPAEVRYGPRGPEALSAPGVNGWVVSWAGPFRVDVGWHGPHVSRDAFDVELSDGAVYRVIHEGTAGVFQVLGRYD
- a CDS encoding protein kinase produces the protein MDEASKLEAQGSLDQALAAYVREQQWPQAARLAVRLDRPGEAGRFWLQAGQPYDAAVCFQRASMLKECLDALLLVPNTEPRYRAACVHAIRLTVSLGEPMDRLGSFLMSFANTPPASPVEAAALNQVAQLYAEGQAFSLAAAIYRRVLASYPADADAREGLAALPPGNEPSDAASNARPSSNPARPMSNPAAVQRPSTSTSGSRPALTVDGRRPQTMSGRKRLGEILLARGKVTQENLDRVLKTQKDASSNDILLGEALVAHGLLTDVEVVKALSEQSGIPYIGEGRLLNQTSPEALKLLTLEQVEKYLVMPVAIVDKKLYLAMKNPADFTLLDQLRFATGMKHLSGIYATEGSIRKGIAKFYKGEFVFESDDWRGKVYEPGSGESAPFSDRVTRTREREFDTTEMEKKALLEAAGQLPVSPTPVPAVPAVNTNPSLAAAPTAAPGMTMDMPRKLLAGGTPEVGQTIAERYRIDAKLGEGGSAMVFKVMDLELNEPVAIKLFRPSLQTDALVARFKLELSLSRQLNHPNIVRLFDMGQHEGWRYITLELLDGEDVATVLKKFPRGLPLQVGINILEQAASGLQAAHDRGVIHRDVKPQNLFVTRDGSVKVMDFGIAKKEHTPGVTVEGMMAGTPEFMSPEQINGFSTVGIQTDLYSLGATAYAMFTGTPPFESAKLMDILMAHMNTPPPPPRGRNPDLPAELEAIILKLLEKDPAQRLQSCRELVAAVQQLRVRLTA
- a CDS encoding RNA polymerase sigma factor region1.1 domain-containing protein, encoding MELKIGKSHHARKELFARGLRQGYLTVDEIEQALPAGTLTPSERWLLYFSLRAAEVEIRGQPPAEAEPPQHPEQVEHAEAQPPTEQEEEHPEPPGEAHPH